AATAAAGGAGTCGCCACTGCCCCCTGGGGGTAGAAAATCCCACAGCTCACAACCCATGGAGCCAAGTGATCGCTCGATCGTGCGGAGCTGAGTATTGCTGAGTGAAAAGGACCAGATGCAAGAATGACAGATTTCAAAGAATGTGGGTGGGGCGGCCAACCAGTTGCCAAGTCAATGCTGATTGGTCTGGCGTTGTCATGAAGAATTctgcacctcccccacccccggttttGGTTTGTGATTCCGTGATTGGACAGCACTGACCAAGCAACCCTGAGCGTGCAAAGAATTGCAGAAATTTGGAATTGACCACACTCGCCAAATTTAATATGACCAGTTGATCCCGCAATGCGGCTTACTCGCATGTGCTAGATGCTAAATATATTCATACACGGGGCGCCAACCCCTGCACTGTGCTATttgaattaaattaatttaatgaGGAAAATCTTGActcgggtggaggagggggggaaatcgTTTTCCCGGGGGTTGGCATTCAACCAATCAAGAATCAGcttctcaaccaatcagcagctgATTCACCAGCTGCATAAATTGTAGCTCGCTCTGAAATTTGGCGCTCTTCGATTTTTCCCACTGCATTTTAGCCGCCATCTCTCCCAGTGATGTAACTTGTTCCTGTCTCTCATTGCACTCCAAAATGAGTTCCCCCACCACCATGCCCCCctcagcaacacccccccccccccctccaattttcTGTTGTGCCAGATTCTGGGACTTACCTTCGATTAACTCCAAGCGAACGATCCTCTCTATCCAGTGCCCTGACACGTTGACGTACCCGGTGAAGAAGCCGCGATCCGAGGCCAGAGCAGGCGTAAGGGTGAGTGACAGGGACCCCGGGTGACGTTCCGTCCGGGCGTGGTCGCTGCCGTTACCCACCGGCTGGGCATCCTGTCCCTGGCCCCTCAGCCAGCCGCAGGTCTGTGGCTGGCACGGTACCTCAGGCATGAGAGCGAGGAAGAGGGTGGCACTGGAATCCGGCCTGGCGTAGAGGGTAGGGACGTCCTGTGGAGAGCTGAGGAAACCTAAGAAGGGGGAAGGGAATGGAGAGGTGTGAggttcagggaaaattaaaagaaTATTCAATTGACTGCGAGTCACGCAACAACGGTATACTATcaatggtgggcagcatggtagcaattGGGAGGAATTGGGGAGTCAGAACTTTAGATGAACTGAAAGTAATGGAGGCTGCATGTGGACCACCTGCACGAGAATGCGGGGTAATAATTGTGTTTGGAGCTAACCAAGACATTGACGAAGGCTTCAGCAGTCAATGAGCTGAGACAGGTGCACTTTTGGAATGTGTTACAGACATTAAAATAGGCGGTCACTCCCAAGACAGTTGCAGCATGgaattagatgcagagtaaagctccctctacactgtccccatcaaacactcccaggataggtacagcacgtggttagatacagagtaaagctccctctacactgtccccatcaaacactcccaggacaggtacatcacggggttagatacagagtaaagctccctctacactgtccccatcaaacactcccaggacaggtacagcatggggttagatacagagtaaagctccctctacactgtccccatcaaacactcccagggcaggtacagcacagggttagatacagagtaaagctccctctacactgtccccatcaaacactcacaggacaggtacagcacggggttagatacagagtaaagctccctctatactgtccccatcaaacattcccaggacacgtacatcacgtggttagatacagagtaaagctccctctatactgtccccatcaaacattcccaggacacgtacatcacgtggttagatacagagtaaagctccctctacactgtccccatcaaacactcccaggacaggtacagcacagggttagatacagagtaaagctccctctacactgtccccatcaaacactcccaggacaggtacagcacggggttagatacagagtaaagctccctctacaatgtccccatcaaacattcccaggacaggtacagcatggggttagatacagagtaaagctccctctacactgtccccatcaaacactcccaggacaggtacagcacggggttagatacagagtaaagctccctctacactgtccccatcaaacccacccaggacaggtacagcatggggttagatacagagtaaagctccctctacactgtccccatcaaacactcccaggacaggtacagcacggggttagatacagagtaaagctccctctacactgtccccatcaaacactcccaggacaggtacagcacggggttagatacagagtaaagctccctctacactgtccccatcaaacactcccaggacatgtacagcacggggttagatacagagtaaagctccctctacactgtccccatcaaacactcccaggacacgtacatcacgtggttagatacagagtaaagctccctctacactgtccccatcaaacactcccaggacacgtacaTCACGTGGTTAGATAGAGTAAATCTACTCCTGTGAAGGGTGCAAGAGCCTGTGAAACTCACCAAGTACTTTCAGCTGATAGTGAGCATTGACGCTCAGCATTTCAAAGGTAACGTGgcattcccaatctccctggtccTCCGGTTTGAGGGTCGAGAAGTGCAgcttcctcccactgtccccGGTCCAGACACGCTGTCCTGTGGGTGTCACCATGTTCCCTCCTCTGTGCCAAGAGTAACGAGCCCCCGTCAGAGGCTCTGCCATCTCACAGAGGAGGTTGAGCTTGCTGCCCTCCAGTGGGAGTCCTACTGCATCGGTCGTCActgtgtggaggggtgaggggggggggcgaggagggagagagagagagagagtgagattgtAATGAGACAATTCAGTGATGGCGTGGGAGGGAGAATGGGAGAGATGCCTCATGATCAGCTCCATTGACAGCCTGTGATTTCTGCATGACTCGCCCACCAccctgatggagggagtgagagaaagaggaagCAAGGAACATCCCACACAGAAGTGATGAGTGTCTCTTACAATCCTTCTCAAGTCTCCCAGAGAACAATCAGCGCCCACAAACCCCGAATAACGGAAAATTCACCATCACAGGGTGACACATTCCCAGggccggtactgagggagtgctgcactgtcgtaatctcagtactgagagagcaatgcactttctgagggtcagcactgagagagcgacacactgtccgagggtcagcacGGAAAGAGCGACACACTGTCCGAAGGTCAGCACGGAGAGAGCGACGCAGTATCCGAGGGCCAGCACTGAGAGAGcgatgcactgtccgagggtcagcacGGAGAGAGCGACGCAGTATCCGAGGGCCAGCACGGAGAGACCGActcactgtccgagggtcagcactgagagagcgaCACACTGTCCGAGGGTCAACACTGAGAGAGCGTgccgcacggtggcctagtggttagcacaaccgcctcacggcgctgaggtcccaggttcgatcccggctctgggtcactgtccgtgtggagtttgcacattctccccgtgtctgtgtgggtttcgcccccacaacccaaaaatgtgcagagtaggtggattggccacgctaaattgccccttaatagaaaaaataattgggtaatctaaatttatataaaaaaaaagaaaaaaaaaaaaaaaaaaaacactgagaGAGCGACACAGTGTCCGAGGTTCAGCACTGAGAGAGCGAcacactgtccgagggtcagcacGGAGAGAGCGACACACTGTCCGAGATTCAGCACTGAGACAGCgacgcactgtccgagggtcagcactgagagagcgaCACACTGTCCGAGGTTCAGCACTGAGACAGCgacgcactgtccgagggtcagcactgagagagcgacacactgtccgagggtcagcacGGAGAGAGCGACGCAGTATCCGAGGGCCAGCACTGAGAGAGcgatgcactgtccgagggtcagcactgagagagcgaCGCAGTATCCGAGGGCCAGCACTGAGAGAGCGACGCACAAttgaggggtcagtactgagggaacgccatactgttggagggtcagttttgagagagcgccgcattgtcagagggtcagcactgagggactgctacactatcagagggtcagaactgagggagccccgcactgttggagggtcagtactgagggagtgctgcactgttggagggtcactactgagggagctcAGCAACGTCtgagagtcagcactgagggagcgctgcactgtcagagggtcagtactgagggagtgctgcacttccagagggtcagtactgagggagcgcgtactgttagagggtcagtcctgagggaatgctgcactgtcagagggtcagcactgagggagcgccacactgtcggagggtcagtactgagggagccccgcactgttagagggtcagtcctgagggagtgctgcactgtcagagggtcagtactgagggagcgccgcactgtcagagggtcagtactgagggagcgccgcactgttagagggtcagtcctgagggagtgctgcactgtcagagggtcagcactgagggagtgctgcactgtcggtgggtcagtactgagggattgctgcactgtcagagggtcagtactgagggagtgctgcactgtcagagggtcagcactgagtgagcgccacactgtcggagggtcagtgctgagggagtgctgcactgtcggagggtcagtattgagggagtgcggcactgtcggagggtcagtattgagggagtgccgcactgttggagggtcaatactgagggagtgccgcactgttggagggtcaatactgagggagtgcttcttGGAGGCATGACAGATATTGGAGACTCGGCATtgctgggtgggagaaggggCAGGAGAGGCTgtgttcacctaccttgcaccacATGAAGCTCGACGGCTCTCTCCAGGTACACGCTCCCATGTCTGACCTCGCAGGAGTAGACGCCAGCGTCCGTCGAACGCAAGTCCCGGGCAGTGAGGGAGTAGTCGCCGGCATCGGTCCTCTCCCCGGACACCCTTGTCCTGCCGCTGGTCTCGCACAGACCCCTCTTCACGACGCCATCGCTGCCCATCATCAGGAGGGGCACCTTGCCCATGCCCGTCCTCTCAAAGGACCAGCTGAGTGCCAGCTTGCGATATCCTGCCTTTCGCCCGACCCGGTCTCCATCAAGGCAGGGCAGTGAGGCCATGCCGCCTGCTGCCGCGATTACCCTCTCGGTTGCAAACGCACGGGTATTGAAGGCTacaaggtggagagagagagagataaagagagactgACGGACGGATCTTCTTGTGCCCGGCTCGACCCTCATTCAGTTACAGAACTTTAATAAAATcctttgtgacctcctccagcctgtacgacactctctctctctcacacacacacacacaggtacactcactcactcacccacggacacattcacacacacaaagacaaacacgcacacaggcacactcacacacactcgcacactcagGCATACACTTGCAGACACACATGCCCGCAACTCCGCACTCCTTGAGCCGTGCTGGACGAGCCCCCGAACCCCGGCAGGAACTCTGAACTCCCTGCAACATGGACCTCGGTTCTCAGCGGTTCAAATCAAGTTGGGAAAAAGGAGAGATGAAAGATTGATGGAAATCAGTCGCTCTCCTGCTCCTCCGGGCTCTTGGGAGTGGGCCGGACAGCAGCTCCACGAGGCCCGCTGCAGTCGAATTGCCACAGGCTACGCTGAGGAGGCTCTGCCCATGCAGGTGGATGCAGCATAGCTAGCTGGGGGCaggcgggtggggtgggttgggggcagCAGAGATGCTTGGGGACATTGAGAGGTGGGGCGACGGGGAGCAACGTGAAAAGGAATGAAAGAGGTTTTTTCTCTCACCGTGTGCAGCAGACAGCAGGAACAGGGCCATCCAGGGGCGGAGGGAAGCCATTCGCCAGCTCAGCCTGGGGATCTCAGGGTACGGCCGTTTTGAGATtacgggagagagagagcgcgagacggagagagaggggagggggctttTCTGGCAGTCAAGAGTTCTGTTCACTTCTGTACTGCCCCCGCCGAATACCGCTAGAGATTTTATACACTGTGGCTCACGTCAGAGGAAGCCACACCGACATTCAATGCAAACCACAGCTCATTCTCACGCCTCtcattgtttttctctctctttccatttCATGTCCTCCCTCCATTTTTTTTAATtaaccatctctctctctatcctgtaCTCATTCGCCACATAATTCTTTCCCTCTTGCAtcctcctttccccctctccaattcttctttctccctcattctatcactctcccactctgtctatctctctcgtctctctctcacgCTTTCTATCTGTATtcatctctctatttctctctccagctcaatctctctgtctctctctccccctctctctgtgcatGTCTATTGCtttatctctctgtatatctctctctatctcctctccctctctatttctctctctgtctccatctcTTTCTGTCACTCTCTTGCTGTCTGTCTCCATCTTTGTCTCTATTTCTCTCCTTCAGtctgtgtctgcctctctcttttTGTCTTTGTTTGTTCTCTGTGTCTCTTTCCGTCTTGCTGCCtcgctctcgctgtctctctcttgctgtgtctttctctctccgtgtctctctcgctgtctcctctTAACTCTCTCTCTGGGGATGGTTCTCCAGCTGAgttgtgcctggcgtagatcccACTTTTACTGGAGAAAAATTCCCTCCAGAGAGTTCAATGAATGTTGAGGTATTAGTGAGTGGGATAAGCAGAGATTATATCCcggttccattgtataaagtgcaACTGGAGTGCGATTTTGTGTCAGTTCCAGTAGTTGTCACAgtgatttaaaacattttttaagagtgcccaattaatttttccaattaagggacaatgtagcatAGCTAATtcccctagcctgcacatctttgggttgtgggggtgaaacccaagcatacactgggagaatgagcaaactccacacggacagttactcaGCGGTGGGATCAAAttctggtcctcagcgccataggcagcagtgctacccactgtggcaTCATGCCGCCTGTTGTCACAGTGATTAAGAAGTTACCAGTGGACAGAGTAGACTTACTGTTGGAGAATCATTTGGGAGGAGTGAAggttgttgatgtaccatcaactgaacgcgagacgagttgctgaacaaaagtatggctttaatatactagatgttaagccctgcggtcgattacagtagaaggacgaccgccgggagtactgggtatttataccccgccctggaggcggggttaactcagcctctcgaccaatcggggagccgtcacatgactggtctcaaccaaccggtcgagaggcacatgaccgaccagggccaatggtaagccggtgttctgcaccaatggcaggcagctatgctaatcataccaccacagttgttgcttcacccatgattacagagagtccGAGGGATCTACCGCAGATCTCACATGAGATGCTTGTGGCATGGCAGGTGGGAATTAAGAAACTCATTGGGCATTAAATGACTCAAAGGTAGAAATGTTGAAAGACAACAAATCAATTTTCAAATATATAATCTAGTGGACAACCAGACTCTGAGAACATCAAGACTAAAGGTGATcctaagaaaaaaaaagagtcctaATCTAGTAGTAATAACAGTGATTCAGGCGATAGTTCTGAATTCAATTTTGGTTCTGATTATGAAGTAATGATAAACAACTGTTACCAAATAGACCAGTCACTAACTGATCTTGAACATAGGGCAAGTAGTTCTTCCAAAGCTAGGAAAGAAGACAGCAATTCAGAAGAAGAGAAttggactttttaaaaaagtaactaGTTACAGCCTCTTGCAGTAAACCCATTACCATCCACTTCAGGTGCAAATATTTCAGAACATGCTATTTTGAAGGAAAAACTACATAATAGCATGGCATCAGTTAGTCAGGAGGAGGACAACAATGACTGTGAAATggctggcacggtgacacagtggttagcaaggttgcctcacggcaccgagacctgggttcgatcccgttcttgggtcactgtccgtgtggagttttcacattctccccgtgtctcacccccacaagccaaagatttgcaggacaggtggattggccactctaaattgccccttaattggaaaaaaggaattgggtacgctaaatttatttttaaaaagcaatggcTGTGAAATGACACCCAGCAAACAGCTGATTAACCCATCTCCTTTTAAAGGCCCACACTGCCTCTTCAAGGTGAAGGCGGCAAACAGCAAAGGAGGTGAAATAATCAATGATCAATTCCTTTGAAAATGAGAAGGAAGGTGGATGAAGAACCGCACAGTTATTCTGCAACCACACAGGTAACGAAAAACAGGGAGTTCACGGAACCAACAATGTGTTATCCTCTGACTCTGAAAGTAAAGAAGAACAGTTAAAATCTGGAAAGCACAAATTGTTTCAGTCCATATTACTAAATGGAGATGCGGCTTGTGATTGCAAAGACTCCGATGAGGAGGTGAAAGCTGTAAAACAAAGAATGGTGTATGTAaagctgcagagacctgaatgatgCTAGTGAAAACCATTGCAGACTGGAAAGCAGAAAACTCGTCCAGAAAGTCTGGATTGAAGGGCAGTGTGCTGgaaaccaccatctgaaacaaagactttttaTCTCTTTCATTATGATTTTTACACCCTTCTCCTCCCCTCTGTctttgtctgtcttgtatgtgtgcgtagaaggtggggggtggggcaagCTGAAGTGGAGGGATTagggtggggagaaggtgggtggggaggaggtgcttttcatCCCTCGTAAGTGACTggcaagtagtttttcttttcatttgtctatttatttattttttcttttgttttttgggaTTGtggttgtataagttaacctaaggtttaagacatggcaggagatcccagacccgtgtcatgctcctcgtgtgcgatgtgggagctcagggacacatccactgtccctggctccttcacgtgcaagaagtgtgtccagctgcagctcctgttggaccgcttgacggctctggagctgcggatggactcactttggagcatccgcgatgctgaggacgtcgtggatagcacgtttagcgagttagaacatagaacataccgtgcaggaggcc
The sequence above is drawn from the Scyliorhinus canicula chromosome 16, sScyCan1.1, whole genome shotgun sequence genome and encodes:
- the LOC119979760 gene encoding lymphocyte activation gene 3 protein-like isoform X2 produces the protein MASLPCLDGDRVGRKAGYRKLALSWSFERTGMGKVPLLMMGSDGVVKRGLCETSGRTRVSGERTDAGDYSLTARDLRSTDAGVYSCEVRHGSVYLERAVELHVVQVTTDAVGLPLEGSKLNLLCEMAEPLTGARYSWHRGGNMVTPTGQRVWTGDSGRKLHFSTLKPEDQGDWECHVTFEMLSVNAHYQLKVLGFLSSPQDVPTLYARPDSSATLFLALMPEVPCQPQTCGWLRGQGQDAQPVGNGSDHARTERHPGSLSLTLTPALASDRGFFTGYVNVSGHWIERIVRLELIEVMASQVGPVLVGSSLSINVSMGYAAGVDSVEWQHENGSVGQAGRSFREEGGGLYIPQVTAAHAGNWTCTLYWHGEIVGEISYLLEITALDYQAAEAAPSSRRITLVVALSLLLVFIVGASLIIFRKFMSRRRNFPALDVTLTTVEASVKKV
- the LOC119979760 gene encoding lymphocyte activation gene 3 protein-like isoform X3, whose translation is MALFLLSAAHAFNTRAFATERVIAAAGGMASLPCLDGDRVGRKAGYRKLALSWSFERTGMGKVPLLMMGSDGVVKRGLCETSGRTRVSGERTDAGDYSLTARDLRSTDAGVYSCEVRHGSVYLERAVELHVVQVTTDAVGLPLEGSKLNLLCEMAEPLTGARYSWHRGGNMVTPTGQRVWTGDSGRKLHFSTLKPEDQGDWECHVTFEMLSVNAHYQLKVLGFLSSPQDVPTLYARPDSSATLFLALMPEVPCQPQTCGWLRGQGQDAQPVGNGSDHARTERHPGSLSLTLTPALASDRGFFTGYVNVSGHWIERIVRLELIEALDYQAAEAAPSSRRITLVVALSLLLVFIVGASLIIFRKFMSRRRNFPALDVTLTTVEASVKKV
- the LOC119979760 gene encoding lymphocyte activation gene 3 protein-like isoform X1, whose product is MALFLLSAAHAFNTRAFATERVIAAAGGMASLPCLDGDRVGRKAGYRKLALSWSFERTGMGKVPLLMMGSDGVVKRGLCETSGRTRVSGERTDAGDYSLTARDLRSTDAGVYSCEVRHGSVYLERAVELHVVQVTTDAVGLPLEGSKLNLLCEMAEPLTGARYSWHRGGNMVTPTGQRVWTGDSGRKLHFSTLKPEDQGDWECHVTFEMLSVNAHYQLKVLGFLSSPQDVPTLYARPDSSATLFLALMPEVPCQPQTCGWLRGQGQDAQPVGNGSDHARTERHPGSLSLTLTPALASDRGFFTGYVNVSGHWIERIVRLELIEVMASQVGPVLVGSSLSINVSMGYAAGVDSVEWQHENGSVGQAGRSFREEGGGLYIPQVTAAHAGNWTCTLYWHGEIVGEISYLLEITALDYQAAEAAPSSRRITLVVALSLLLVFIVGASLIIFRKFMSRRRNFPALDVTLTTVEASVKKV